One Spinacia oleracea cultivar Varoflay chromosome 4, BTI_SOV_V1, whole genome shotgun sequence DNA segment encodes these proteins:
- the LOC130471757 gene encoding uncharacterized protein — MYFDGASNIRGNGAGVLLIDPYGIHIPFAVKLSFPTTNNTAEYEACIYGVKAALAAGAKYLTVYGDSNLIISQTIGVWRVRDERLQMYTEYLQQFIPYFEDIDFKHFPREQNSFTDALANLAVNLTWENNVKIRAVTIEESDSPVVNLEHMIAALTLQDDKDAWYADIKKFLITGRYPEESHKKDQLAIRRLAAHFVILKDRLYRKGFDGTLKLCVDKKKYKRSWEKSMVVNAVRT, encoded by the coding sequence ATGTACTTTGACGGAGCATCTAATATAAGGGGCAATGGCGCGGGTGTTTTGCTCATTGATCCTTATGGAATTCATATCCCTTTTGCTGTGAAATTGAGTTTTCCAACGACTAATAACACGGCAGAGTACGAAGCTTGCATTTATGGCGTTAAGGCAGCCTTAGCGGCAGGGGCGAAATACCTCACAGTATATGGAGATTCTAACCTCATTATCTCTCAAACAATTGGAGTATGGAGAGTCCGAGATGAGAGATTACAAATGTATACCGAGTATCTCCAACAGTTCATTCCGTACTTTGAAGATATTGACTTCAAGCATTTTCCCCGGGAGCAAAACAGTTTCACGGATGCATTAGCAAACTTAGCGGTAAATTTAACATGGGAAAACAACGTAAAAATTCGAGCTGTGACTATTGAGGAAAGTGATTCACCGGTAGTCAACCTTGAACATATGATTGCTGCATTGACTTTGCAAGACGATAAAGATGCTTGGTATGCTGATATTAAAAAATTTCTAATCACCGGTCGATATCCTGAAGAGAGTCATAAAAAAGACCAATTGGCTATCCGGCGATTGGCAGCTCACTTTGTAATACTAAAAGATAGATTGTACCGCAAGGGTTTTGATGGAACTCTAAAATTGTGtgttgacaaaaaaaaatacaaaagatCATGGGAGAAATCCATGGTGGTGAATGCGGTCCGCACATGA